One segment of Nostoc flagelliforme CCNUN1 DNA contains the following:
- a CDS encoding IS630 family transposase yields the protein MLWWIKSGLVLEQQEIGKRLAKDTSTVTRWLQRYRSGGISELLKIKKAPGAKPKIHDAAIAGLEQELKTGKGFSSYGAIVDWLKQEYELEMEYATVYALVRYKLGAKLKVPRPQSHKQDEKLVSEFKKNSGILDSLEKHLAQGKCVRYMCQDETRLGLKTLTGKVITASGVKPTVPVKWDRENFWIYGAIEPLTGQHFQQEYPKLNGDYFQQFLDWLSQQLAEDYAILQIDQAPAHISSAINWPENIIPLLQPPHSPELNPIERLWQFLKKSLKNELFSSIQNLRDRIQQLFNQLTFEQVISVSSYNFILEALFYAASY from the coding sequence ATGCTGTGGTGGATTAAAAGTGGGCTAGTTTTGGAGCAACAAGAAATTGGGAAACGCTTGGCGAAAGATACTTCAACGGTGACAAGGTGGTTGCAAAGATATAGGTCAGGTGGAATATCTGAATTATTGAAAATTAAGAAAGCTCCAGGAGCAAAACCAAAAATTCATGATGCTGCGATCGCAGGATTAGAGCAGGAGTTAAAAACAGGGAAAGGGTTTAGTAGCTATGGTGCAATCGTAGACTGGCTCAAACAAGAATATGAACTTGAGATGGAATATGCAACAGTTTATGCATTAGTTCGATATAAATTAGGGGCAAAGCTCAAAGTACCACGTCCTCAAAGTCATAAGCAGGATGAAAAGTTGGTATCTGAGTTTAAAAAAAACTCAGGTATCCTAGATAGCTTGGAAAAACACTTAGCACAAGGAAAGTGTGTTCGTTATATGTGCCAGGATGAAACCAGGCTTGGATTGAAAACTCTAACAGGGAAAGTAATTACAGCATCTGGAGTCAAGCCAACTGTACCTGTTAAATGGGACAGGGAAAATTTTTGGATTTATGGTGCAATCGAACCATTGACAGGGCAACATTTCCAGCAAGAATACCCTAAATTGAATGGTGACTATTTTCAACAGTTTTTAGACTGGCTATCTCAGCAATTGGCAGAAGATTATGCAATTTTACAAATTGACCAAGCTCCTGCTCATATTAGCAGTGCAATAAATTGGCCAGAAAATATTATTCCTCTACTTCAACCACCTCATTCTCCCGAACTGAACCCGATTGAGAGGCTTTGGCAGTTCCTCAAGAAGTCGCTCAAAAATGAATTATTTTCTTCTATACAAAACTTGCGCGATCGCATACAGCAATTGTTCAATCAACTTACATTTGAGCAGGTAATTTCTGTTTCCTCTTATAACTTTATTTTAGAAGCCCTTTTCTATGCAGCTTCATATTAA